One Megalopta genalis isolate 19385.01 chromosome 5, iyMegGena1_principal, whole genome shotgun sequence DNA window includes the following coding sequences:
- the LOC117227397 gene encoding calmodulin, which yields MADQLTEEQIAEFKEAFSLFDKDGDGTITTKELGTVMRSLGQNPTEAELQDMINEVDADGNGTIDFPEFLTMMARKMKDTDSEEEIREAFRVFDKDGNGFISAAELRHVMTNLGEKLTDEEVDEMIREADIDGDGQVNYEEFVTMMTSK from the exons GCTGATCAACTCACAGAAGAACAAATTGCAGAATTCAAGGAAGCATTCTCGCTATTTGACAAAGATGGAGATGGTACCATTACAACCAAAGAGTTGGGTACAGTTATGCGATCGCTAGGTCAAAATCCTACAGAAGCTGAGCTTCAGGATATGATTAATGAAGTGGATGCAGATG GTAATGGCACAATCGATTTTCCGGAGTTCTTAACCATGATGGCTCGCAAAATGAAGGACACTGACAGTGAGGAGGAAATTAGGGAGGCCTTCAGAGTATTTGATAAGGATGGAAATGGTTTCATATCTGCAGCGGAACTCAGACATGTTATGACAAATCTTGGAGAGAAACTAACTGATGAGGAAGTAGATGAAATGATTCGGGAGGCTGACATTGATGGTGATGGCCAAGTTAATTATGAAg AATTCGTCACAATGATGACATCAAAGTGA
- the LOC117227390 gene encoding gamma-interferon-inducible lysosomal thiol reductase-like protein — protein sequence MGLGFRSKIPLIIISIFLLWQSSKVWRSFTQEKTNTEAQFQDDQAITLSQKDEHKEQKVHIEVYYEALCPDSRSFFIKQLLPTYHKIPDNLEVELIPYGKATTIKTDHGYKFTCQHGHIECNANIIHACSIDVLKNSSSQLEYISCMIKNNLEPINIMEICARKMKIDIKPILKCFIEEKGKELLAKYGEKTNSLKPRVSFIPTITIDGNSDYQARILKNLLQEVCLHLKVLPEACKL from the exons ATGGGATTAGGTTTTCGGTCAAAGATACCGCTGATTATCATATCAATCTTCCTGCTGTGGCAGTCGTCAAAAGTTTGGCGAAGTTTCACTCAGGAGAAAACCAATACAGAAG CACAGTTTCAAGACGACCAAGCGATAACATTAAGCCAAAAAGATGAGCACAAGGAACAAAAGGTCCACATTGAGGTCTATTATGAAGCCCTATGTCCAGATTCGCGTAGTTTCTTCATTAAACAATTATTACCTACATATCACAAGATTCCGGATAACTTAGAAGTGGAATTGATACCTTATGGGAAAGCTACG ACAATAAAAACGGATCATGGTTACAAATTCACGTGCCAACATGGACATATTGAATGCAATGCAAATATTATTCATGCATGTTCTATAGATGTTCTAAAGAATTCATCCAGTCAATTAGAATATATATCTTGTATGATTAAAAATAACTTAGAGCCAATTAATATTATGGAAATTTGTGCACGGAAGATGAAAATAGATATTAAGCCAATTTTGAAATGTTTTATTGAGGAGAAAGGTAAAGAACTTTTAGCTAAATATGGAGAGAAAACAAATTCTTTAAAGCCAAGAGTTTCTTTTATACCAACCATAACAATCGATGGG AATTCAGACTACCAGGCACGGATACTAAAAAATTTGCTGCAGGAAGTGTGCCTACATCTTAAAGTCTTGCCAGAGGCttgtaaattgtaa
- the LOC117227388 gene encoding coatomer subunit gamma-2, protein MNTFKRDKKEEEDGGGNPYQNLEKTTVLQEARTFNNTPVNPIKCAHILTKLLYLLNQGEQLGTMEATEAFFAMTKLFQSKDVVLRRLVYLGIKELSSLAEDVIIVTSSLTKDMTGKEDLYRAAAIRALCTITDAGMLAAIERYMKQAIVDRSPAVSSAALVSSLHLTNVSEDVARRWANEAQEALNSNNVMVQYHALGVLYQARKSDKHAVVKLVAKLMRTSPKSPYAACMLIRMACKILDGSEELVSFLECCLRQKSEMVVYEAAHGLVNLTGAVSREIAPAISVLQLFCGSPKPALRFAAVRTLNKVTMIHPAEVTACNLDLENLITDSNRSIATLAITTLLKTGAESSVDRLMKQIATFVSEISDEFKVVVVQAIRALCQKFPRKHVVLMNFLSAMLRDEGGLEYKAAIADTIIAVMEGNAEAKEAGLAHLCEFIEDCEHISLAVRILHLLGQEGPTSKQPSRYIRFIYNRVILESASVRAAAVTALARFAAACPPLLPNVLVLLSRCQLDSDDEVRDRAAYYCAILQQQSDPTILPPLVQPPHLSVPGLEIALMKYMHTSMSEPFDISQIPSTQTVDELLKTVDQIVDKKRRSLIRERCIIDRLLDIPQLEVLICNSILIKSSPEFDLTESETEYHVKCIKHTFSDLVVLEFDCMNTLRHQCLEDVTVALDLFREGYTVVCEIPCPALQYYEPAATYTVLKYPEDLQASITTLPATLRFTAQDFHPITGEFPPYKDEYMLDIVELTLADQIRGLSETSVDFNTAWAAGTAQGYTKLEETFALGPSVFSLEGAVQILTEFLGLDQVDRTNRIQSGATAHNLLLGGYFRGDKEILARARLALSGTQVTMQLTVLCSDPDVAELIISSVG, encoded by the exons ATGAATACATTTAAACGGGATAAAAAGGAGGAGGAAGATG GTGGGGGGAATCCTTACCAAAATTTGGAGAAGACAACTGTTCTCCAGGAAGCACGTACCTTTAATAATACACCGGTTAATCCAATAAAATGCGCGCACATTCTTACAAAACTGTTGTACCTGTTGAATCAAGGAGAACAGTTAGGGACAATGGAGGCTACAGAAGCGTTCTTTGCTATGACCAAATTGTTTCAATCCAAGGACGTTGTGCTAAGACGTTTGGTGTATCTAGGTATCAAAGAACTCAGTTCTTTGGCAGAAGATGTGATCATAGTGACCTCTAGTCTAACGAAAGATATGACTGGAAAAGAAGACTTGTATAGAGCTGCAGCCATAAGAGCATTATGTACTATCACGGACGCTGGAATGTTAGCAGCTATTGAACGATATATGAAGCAGGCTATCGTAGATCGTTCCCCTGCAGTTTCTAGCGCAGCCCTGGTTTCTTCGTTACATTTGACCAATGTATCTGAAGATGTTGCACGCAGATGGGCAAACGAAGCCCAAGAAGCATTAAACTCCAACAATGTAATGGTTCAGTATCATGCTCTGGGTGTTTTATATCAAGCTCGAAAATCTGATAAACATGCGGTAGTTAAGTTAGTCGCAAAACTTATGAGAACCAGTCCAAAGAGTCCCTATGCTGCTTGCATGTTAATTAGAATggcatgtaaaatactggatgGAAGCGAAGAATTAGTAAGTTTCCTCGAATGCTGTTTGCGACAAAAATCGGAAATGGTGGTGTACGAGGCTGCGCATGGATTGGTGAACCTCACCGGAGCCGTTTCTAGGGAAATAGCTCCAGCCATTAGTGTTCTTCAACTGTTTTGCGGATCGCCTAAACCGGCTTTAAGATTTGCAGCAGTTAGAACGCTGAATAAGGTCACAATGATCCACCCAGCGGAAGTTACAGCTTGTAACCTAGACTTAGAAAATTTGATCACAGATTCTAACAGGTCGATTGCTACGCTAGCAATCACCACTCTTTTAAAAACCGGTGCGGAAAGTTCGGTAGATCGATTAATGAAACAAATTGCTACTTTCGTATCCGAAatctcggatgaatttaagGTCGTAGTTGTTCAAGCCATAAG GGCTTTATGTCAGAAGTTCCCCCGCAAGCATGTGGTTCTTATGAATTTTCTGTCTGCTATGTTAAGAGACGAGGGAGGCCTTGAATACAAGGCAGCAATCGCGGACACAATAATTGCTGTTATGGAAGGAAACGCCGAGGCAAAGGAAGCAGGTCTGGCACATCTCTGCGAGTTCATCGAAGACTGCGAACATATTTCCCTCGCTGTTCGCATTTTGCATTTGCTAGGACAAGAAGGGCCAACTTCCAAGCAACCATCCAGATACATCCGTTTCATTTATAATCGCGTGATCCTGGAGAGCGCCAGCGTTCGAGCAGCTGCAGTCACCGCATTGGCACGTTTCGCTGCTGCGTGTCCTCCATTGTTACCAAACGTGTTAGTCTTATTGTCACGTTGTCAATTAGACTCTGACGACGAGGTTCGTGATCGTGCAGCTTACTATTGCGCCATACTCCAACAGCAAAGTGATCCCACTATTCTACCACCCTTGGTGCAACCTCCCCATCTGTCCGTGCCTGGTTTAGAAATAGCCTTAATGAAATACATGCATACATCCATGAGTGAACCATTTGATATATCTCAG ATTCCTTCGACACAGACAGTGGACGAATTATTGAAAACTGTAGATCAGATAGTTgacaaaaaacgaagaagttTAATACGAGAACGATGTATCATAGATCGGTTACTAGATATACCACAGTTGGAGGTGTTGATTTGCAATTCGATACTGATCAAATCATCGCCTGAATTCGATCTAACAGAATCGGAGACAGAATACCACGTAAAGTGCATCAAGCATACATTCTCGGATCTTGTTGTTTTAGAATTCGATTGTATGAATACGCTTCGCCATCAGTGTTTAGAAGATGTAACGGTAGCTCTTGATCTATTTCGTGAGGG TTATACGGTCGTCTGCGAAATTCCGTGTCCAGCTCTACAGTACTATGAACCAGCAGCAACGTACACAGTATTAAAATATCCAGAAGATCTTCAAGCTAGCATCACAACCCTTCCCGCAACTCTGCGATTTACGGCTCAAGACTTTCATCCTATCACAGGAGAGTTTCCACCATACAAGGACGAGTATATG TTGGACATCGTAGAGTTGACACTAGCTGATCAAATTCGAGGATTGTCAGAGACGAGTGTAGATTTCAATACTGCATGGGCAGCAGGCACCGCGCAGGGATATACCAAATTGGAGGAAACGTTTGCTTTAGGGCCATCTGTGTTTAGCTTGGAGGGAGCCGTTCAAATTCTCACTGAATTTTTGGGCCTGGATCAGGTAGACCGGACGAATCGAATTCAATCGGGCGCCACTGCGCATAATCTGTTATTGGGCGGTTATTTCAGAGGTGATAAAGAAATTCTTGCACGTGCAAGATTAGCATTATCCGGCACTCAAGTGACAATGCAATTAACGGTTCTATGTTCAGATCCGGATGTTGCTGAATTAATCATCTCTTCTGTAGGATAA
- the Polr1C gene encoding RNA polymerase I and III subunit C codes for MEESRKVHVVLDEYGIPNASDYTNYIPQKDWNLQNYKKEFKLQVIRESEDGRELEFDLIGYPVGFANAFRRVLLSEVPTMAIEKVYIVNNTSLIQDEVLAHRLGLIPLRADPRLFEYPSSTTKDEDEVSDQDTLRYELKIACTWNSQVPKDARRTTDIYKNSNVYSKEIKWVPIGRQAELYPQGAEQLGVLENDILVCKMRPGQEIHAFMHAVKGIGKDHAKFSPVATASYRLLPEIRIIKPVRGEMADRLKNCFSVGVIEVIEHKPGDPDSREARVKNARYDSCSRNVFQHDDLKSCVRLSRVRNHVIFTIESVGTLPPAVLFTEGIKILKGKCKTFLEELENISQ; via the exons atgGAAGAAAGTCGAAAAGTACATGTTGTGCTTGACGAATATGGCATACCTAAC gCATCTGACTATACAAATTATATACCACAAAAAGACTGGAatttacaaaattacaaaaag gaATTTAAATTACAGGTCATTAGGGAATCTGAAGATGGACGCGAGTTAGAATTTGATTTAATTGGTTATCCAGTTGGTTTTGCTAATGCATTTCGCAGAGTTCTTTTAAGTGAAGTACCAACTATGGCTATAGAAAAAGtttatattgtaaataatacCAGTTTAATTCAAGACGAAGTCCTTGCTCATAG ATTAGGTCTTATACCACTTCGAGCGGATCCTAGATTATTCGAATATCCTTCTTCTACCACTAAAGATGAAGATGAAGTTAGTGATCAAGACACATTGAGATACGAACTTAAAATTGCATGTACTTGGAACTCTCAAGTTCCAAAAGATGCCAGGAGAACAACAGATATCTACAAAAATAGTAACG TTTATAGTAAAGAGATTAAATGGGTCCCAATCGGACGTCAAGCAGAACTTTATCCTCAAGGAGCAGAGCAATTAGGTGTTTTAGAGAACGACATTTTAGTATGCAAAATGCGACCTGGTCAAGAAATCCATGCCTTTATGCACGCGGTGAAAGGAATTGGGAAAGATCATGCTAAATTTTCACCTGTAG ctACAGCATCATATAGATTACTGCCAGAGATACGAATAATAAAGCCAGTTAGGGGAGAAATGGCAGATCGTTTAAAAAATTGCTTTAGTGTTGGTGTTATTGAAGTAATTGAACATAAGCCAGGTGATCCAGATTCGCGGGAAGCTCGAGTAAAAAACGCCCGTTACGATAGTTGTTCTAGGAATGTATTTCAACATGATGACCTTAAATCGTGTGTACGCTTAAGTAGAGTacgaaatcatgtgattt ttaCTATCGAATCTGTGGGAACTTTACCACCAGCTGTATTATTCACAGAAGGTATAAAAATTCTTAAGGGAAAATGTAAAACATTTTTGGAAGAACTTGAAAATATTAGTCAATAA
- the ATPsyngamma gene encoding ATP synthase, gamma subunit, which yields MFSNHMATVVRLAAQQQQQQRNMATLKAISIRLKSVKNIQKITQSMKMVSAAKYSRAERDLKQARPLGVGTKAFYEQAGIEAPADEPKKLVIAVTSDRGLCGAVHTGVSRNIRDALLADPKERENTKIVCIGDKSRAILSRVFASNILFVASEVGRKPPTFNDAAKVATEVMNSEYTFGSGRIVYNRFRSVVSYSVDQLPLFDKNSVITAPKLSVYDSLDEEVIQSYLEFSLASLLFYAMKEGACSEQSSRMTAMDNASKNAGEMIDKLTLTFNRTRQAVITRELIEIISGAAALD from the exons ATGTTCTCCAATCATATGGCAACCGTTGTGCGACTTGCTgcacaacagcagcaacaacagcgTAATATGGCTACTCTCAAAGCTATTTCTATAAGACTAAAATCTGTAAAAAACATTCAAAAAATTACACAATCAATGAAAATGGTGTCTGCTGCTAAATACAGTAGAGCAGAACGTGATTTGAAACAAGCTCGTCCACTTGGTGTTGGTACAAAAGCCTTTTATGAGCAAGCAGGAATCGAGGCACCTGCAGATGAGCCTAAGAAACTTGTTATAGCAGTAACAAGCGATCGTGGTTTGTGCGGTGCTGTGCACACTGGAGTTTCTCGTAATATTCGGGATGCTTTATTAGCAGACCCTAAAGAACGTGAAAATACGAAAATTGTATGCATTGGCGATAAATCGAGGGCAATTTTATCGCGTGTGTTTGCTAGTAATATACTTTTTGTCGCATCTGAGGTTGGGCGCAAACCACCCACATTTAATGATGCTGCTAAAGTAGCAACTGAAGTTATGAATAGCGA GTACACCTTTGGTTCTGGGCGCATTGTCTACAATCGATTTAGGTCAGTAGTGTCATATTCTGTTGACCAGTTACCTCTTTTTGATAAAAATTCGGTGATCACAGCACCCAAGTTGTCTGTGTATGATTCCCTCGATGAAGAGGTAATTCAAAGCTATTTAGAATTTTCTTTGGCATCTTTGTTGTTCTATGCCATGAAAGAAGGTGCCTGCAGTGAACAGTCTAGCCGTATGACAGCTATGGACAATGCTAgcaaaaatgcaggcgaaatgataGATAAATTAACTTTAACATTCAATCGCACTCGACAAGCTGTAATTACAAgggaattaattgaaattatttctGGTGCTGCTGCATTGgattaa
- the jagn gene encoding jagunal, with product MASKVTLSQALGTDGSDFNHRQKIAGHYQVSATNKSRLKYCIFFHYLLFFVMLAKLSADILDHLDVFILEIEELQVPQPLWWEYIWCSSLMLSFLALSAVKRNRVKTLRQYMIGIILLGYGPLLYAVVYYFKDVWKYLTVGKSEEIHLWQDLPYGLLWYAFILLASQVHSFSLYFSWNLLVAWKTRGTKKAD from the exons atggCTTCAAAAGTTACGCTGTCCCAGGCATTGGGCACAGATGGAAGTGATTTCAATCATAGACAAAAAATTGCTGGTCACTACCAAGTCAG CGCAACAAATAAATCAAGACtgaaatattgtatattttttcaCTATCTTCTTTTCTTCGTTATGCTTGCCAAGTTATCTGCCGATATTTTAGACCATCTGGATGTATTTATTTTAGAGATTGAAGAATTACAAGTACCTCag CCTCTGTGGTGGGAGTACATATGGTGCTCAAGTTTGATGTTAAGTTTCCTCGCATTATCCGCTGTCAAAAGAAACAGAGTTAAAACATTACGACAGTATATGATAGGCATCATTTTACTAGGATATGGTCCACTTTTGTATGCAGTTGTATATTATTTCAAGGATGTATGGAAATATCTCACCGTTGGTAAATCAGAAGAAATTCACTTATGGCAG gATCTACCATATGGTTTATTGTGGTATGCGTTTATACTGTTGGCCTCTCAGGTTCATTCATTTTCTTTATACTTCTCTTGGAACCTTTTAGTAGCTTGGAAGACACGGGGAACTAAAAAAGCTgattaa
- the Trmt61 gene encoding tRNA methyltransferase 61, with protein MSFNKIKDIIEEGDVVILYLGPANMHSLEIRSQIQNKKGNMVDNVFQTTYGALKVISLVGQKYGTKVQLSRGWAYVLQPTPELWTLTVPHRTQILYSPDISLIIYLMNLTPGSIVIETGTGSGSLSHALTRSIRPHGHLYTFDFHEQRVNVANAEFNRHGLSDFVTVSHKDVCLEGFGEELKNKVDAIFLDLPHPWLAIDHTLSVFKKSGGKLCSFSPCIEQVQRTCIKLSTKGFIELNTYECLQREVNVQYKNLPTLDLECLKHEHITEDMTQQSKNEKHNQTKLLTVTHAHSLPGHTGFITIATLPPSYARKSEISLESID; from the exons ATgagttttaataaaattaaagacATTATAGAAGAAGGAGATGTAGTAATTTTATACTTGGGACCTGCTAATATGCATTCTCTAGAAATAAGATctcaaattcagaataaaaagGGCAATATGGTTGATAATGTCTTTCAAACAACATATGGAGCTCttaaagttatatcacttgttgGACAAAAATATGGAACTAAAGTACAACTTTCACGCGGATGGGCGTATGTATTACAACCAACGCCAGAACTTTGGACATTAACAGTCCCCCACAGAACACAAATTTTATATAGCCCCGATATAAgtcttattatatatttaatgaaTTTAACACCAGGAAGTATAGTCATTGAAACAG GTACAGGTAGTGGTTCCCTTTCACATGCACTTACACGCTCAATTCGTCCTCATGGTCATCTTTATACATTCGATTTTCATGAACAACGTGTAAATGTTGCAAATGCAGAATTCAATAGACACGGACTCAGTGACTTTGTAACAGTAAGTCATAAAGATGTATGTTTAGAGGGGTTTGgtgaagaattaaaaaataaagtaGATGCAATATTTTTGGATCTTCCACATCCTTGGCTGGCAATTGATCATACCTTGTCCGTTTTTAAAAAATCAG gtGGAAAACTTTGTTCCTTTTCACCTTGTATTGAACAAGTACAGCGTACATGTATAAAATTATCAACAAAGGGATTTATTGAATTAAATACATATGAGTGTCTACAAAGAGAAGTAAATGTGCAGTACAAAAATCTTCCTACACTGGATTTAGAATGTTTGAAACATGAG CATATAACTGAAGATATGACACAGCAAAGTAAAAATGAAAAGCACAATCAAACAAAACTTCTTACTGTAACACATGCTCACTCTTTACCTGGTCATACAGGATTTATTACAATTGCTACGCTGCCTCCGTCTTATGCACGGaagtcagaaataagtttaGAATCTATAGACTGA
- the LOC117227580 gene encoding tubulin gamma-2 chain, with amino-acid sequence MPCEMITLQLGQCGNQIGFEFWKKLCAEHGISPEGILEDYATEGTDRKDVFFYQSDDEHYIPRAVLLDLEPRVIHTIMNSPFSKLYNPENIYLSKHGGGAGNNWASGYHQGEKLQEEIFDILDREADGSDSLEGFVLCHSIAGGTGSGMGSFILESLADRYPKKLIETYSVFPNQDEISDVVVQPYNSLLTLKRLTQCADCVVVLDNTALNRIATDRLHIQNPSFTQINQLVSTIMSVSTATLRYPSYMNNDLVGLIAPLIPTPRLHFLMTGYTPLTADREVSSQPIQYGKGATVWKTSVLDVMRRLLQPKNMMVSTALDRNASHCYISILNIIQGEVDPTQVHKSLQRIRERKLAQFIPWGPASIQVALSRKSPYIQSTHRVSGLMLANHTNISSLFDRALQQYDKLRKREAFLEQFRKEKMFEDNLDELDNSREVVEYLVKEYEAATRVDYLSWNPNKVET; translated from the exons aTGCCTTGTGAAATGATTACTTTGCAATTAGGCCAATGTGGCAACCAAA TTGGATTTGAATTTTGGAAGAAATTATGTGCCGAACATGGCATCAGTCCAGAAGGTATTTTAGAAGATTATGCGACAGAAGGAACTGATAGAAAGGATGTATTTTTTTATCAATCAGATGATGAACATTATATACCAAGAGCAGTATTATTAGATTTAGAACCTAGAGTAATTCATACAATAATGAATTCTCCATTTTCTAAG CTATACAATCcagagaatatttatttatcaaaaCATGGAGGTGGTGCTGGAAATAACTGGGCATCGGGTTATCATCAAGGAGAGAAACTTCAGGAAGAAATTTTTGATATTTTAGATAGAGAAGCTGATGGAAGTGATAGTTTGGAG GGATTTGTTTTGTGTCATTCCATAGCAGGTGGTACAGGTTCAGGTATGGGTTCGTTTATACTTGAATCTCTTGCAGACAGATATCCAAAAAAATTGATTGAAACCTACAGTGTATTTCCAAATCAAGATGAAATAAG TGATGTGGTAGTACAACCATATAATTCTCTGCTAACATTGAAGAGATTGACACAATGTGCTGATTGCGTTGTTGTTTTAGACAATACTGCACTTAACAGAATAGCAACAGATAGACTCCATATTCAAAATCCAAGTTTCACACAAATAAATCAACTTGTTTCTACAATAATGTCTGTTAGCACTGCTACACTTCG GTATCCTTCATATATGAACAATGATTTGGTGGGCTTAATCGCTCCATTAATCCCAACACCACGATTGCATTTTCTCATGACTGGTTATACTCCACTTACTGCAGATCGAGAAGTGAGTAGTCAACCAATTCAGTATGGAAAGGGAGCTACAGTATGGAAAACTTCAGTGTTGGATGTTATGAGACGTTTGCTGCAACCAAAAAATATGATGGTTTCCACAGCGTTAGATAGAAACGCATCTCATTGTTATATATCTATCTTAAATATTATCCAGG GTGAAGTAGATCCAACACAAGTACACAAGTCATTACAAAGAATAAGAGAACGAAAGCTTGCACAATTTATACCTTGGGGTCCTGCTAGTATACAAGTGGCTTTGTCAAGGAAATCTCCTTACATACAGAGTACCCATAGAGTGTCTGGCTTAATGTTAGCCAACCATACTAACATATCATCC TTATTTGATCGTGCCTTACAACAATATGATAAATTACGAAAacgagaagcatttttggagCAGTTTCGCAAAGAAAAAATGTTTGAAGACAATTTGGATGAGTTAGACAATTCTAGAGAAGTCGTTGAATACTTAgtgaaagaatatgaagctgctACACGAGTCGATTATTTATCTTGGAATCCCAACAAAGTAGAgacataa
- the Brf gene encoding brf RNA polymerase III subunit has product MSGNKCRNCGSTDIETDPSRGDAVCTECGFVLEDQLIVSETAFKETPSGNMMVLGQFVANDSTGGATGFGAAYHVNGKESRGITLQNARKGITHLCMQLRLNQHCIDTSMNFYKMALNQHLTRGRKQAHNHAACVYITCRTEGTAHMLIDISDVLQICVYELGRTYLRFTQALCINIPSADPCLYIMRFANKLEFGDKTHEVSMTAIRVVQRMKRDSIHSGRKPSGLCGAALLMAARLHEFNRSPTDIIKIVKVHETTLRKRLIEFGDTPSSALTLEEFMTVDLEEEQDPPAFKAARKKDRERLQRLENIDTEINELQAEIDKHLEDRKVGRPKKRKNAECIEREDTERFVQESNLDVIKHYVENNVDDPDSESHDSEMNSSSRNLITGLGPNIASIISTTEREQDGKDQSNITFDTNSGEIDIADLDDDELDTYIMSEKEAQFKHSLWNRVNSVYLTQQKEKEERRQKEKEEGKPEKKRRRTTKRNKNQAPANTAGEAIEKMLQEKKISSKINYDVLKSLNVTVNSSSKELQKTREIVHAKEETDNASSSSRTQGLLNSLKLEDKPVTSTGRSRSGKSSEVAVMKKENVQIPIESQAEVTVESVLSKTEICDMDETDDYIDEDAEAEADADPTEMTVGQMLEQHGSEEENDYGYGYEDEDY; this is encoded by the exons ATGTCTGGAAACAAGTGCAGAAACTGTGGGTCTACGGACATTGAAACTGATCCATCCAGAGGAGATGCAGTTTGTACAGAATGTGGTTTTGTATTGGAAGATCAGCTTATTGTCAGTGAAACTGCATTTAAAGAAACACCATCTGGAAATATGATGGTGCTTGGTCAATTTGTTGCAAATGATAGTACTGGTGGAGCTACAGGTTTTGGAGCAG CATATCATGTGAATGGAAAAGAATCAAGAGGAATAACTTTACAAAATGCAAGAAAAGGAATAACTCATTTATGTATGCAGTTGCG TTTGAACCAGCATTGCATCGATACATCcatgaatttttataaaatggcGTTAAATCAACATTTAACTAGAGGAAGAAAACAAGCTCACAATCATGCGGCTTGTGTTTATATTACTTGTCGTACCGAGGGCACTGCAC ATATGCTTATTGACATCAGTGATGTGCTTCAAATTTGTGTGTATGAATTGGGACGCACATATCTACGGTTTACTCAAGCTCTGTGCATCAATATACCTTCAGCAG ATCCGTGTTTATACATCATGAGATTTGCAAATAAACTAGAATTTGGTGATAAAACCCATGAAGTATCCATGACCGCCATACGAGTTGTTCAAAGGATGAAGAGGGATAGCATTCACAGCGGACGGAAACCGTCCGGATTGTGTGGAGCag CTTTGCTGATGGCTGCCCGGTTACATGAATTCAACAGGTCCCCCACAGATATTATCAAAATCGTAAAAGTACACGAAACTACGTTGCGAAAAAG GCTTATAGAATTCGGCGACACCCCGTCTAGTGCATTGACTCTTGAAGAGTTTATGACCGTCGATTTAGAAGAGGAACAAGATCCACCGGCTTTCAAAGCCGCGCGGAAAAAGGACCGGGAGCGATTGCAAAGG TTAGAAAATATAGATACAGAGATAAATGAGTTGCAAGCCGAAATTGATAAACATTTAGAAGATCGTAAAGTAGGACGACCAAAAAAGCGGAAAAATG CCGAATGTATAGAGAGAGAAGACACGGAACGATTTGTTCAAGAAAGTAATTTAGACGTAATTAAACATTATGTGGAAAATAACGTCGACGATCCCGACAGCGAAAGTCACGACTCTGAGATGAATAGTAGCAGTCGTAATTTAATTACTGGTCTTG GTCCAAATATTGCTTCCATAATATCAACAACTGAGAGAGAACAAGATGGAAAGGATCAATCAAATATAACATTTGATACT AATTCGGGTGAAATCGACATTGCTGATTTGGATGATGATGAATTAGATACTTACATCATGTCGGAAAAGGAGGCGCAGTTTAAGCATTCATTATGGAATAGAGTGAATTCTGTATACCTAACtcaacaaaaagaaaaagaggaaaggcggcagaaagaaaaagaagaaggtaAGCCAGAAAAGAAAAGGCGGCGGACCACTAAACGTAACAAAAATCAGGCACCGGCAAATACTGCag GAGAAGCAATAGAAAAAATGTTACAAGAAAAGAAGATTTCATCTAAAATTAATTATGACGTGTTAAAGAGTTTAAACGTTACTGTAAACTCGTCAAGCAAGGAGTTACAAAAAACTAGAGAAATTGTTCATGCTAAAGAAGAAACAGATAATGCCTCGAGTTCCAGTAGAAC ACAGGGGCTTCTTAATTCACTaaaattggaagataaacctgTAACATCAACAGGAAGATCTCGATCAGGTAAATCATCGGAAGTAGCAGTGATGAAGAAAGAAAATGTACAAATACCTATTGAATCACAAGCCGAGGTCACAGTGGAGTCTGTGCTTTCAAAAACAGAGATTTGCGATATGG ATGAAACTGATGATTATATCGATGAGGATGCTGAAGCAGAAGCTGATGCTGATCCTACAGAGATGACTGTTGGACAAATGCTGGAACAGCATGGATCCGAAGAAGAAAATGATTATGGATATGGATATGAAGACGAAGACTATtaa